A single window of Solanum dulcamara chromosome 5, daSolDulc1.2, whole genome shotgun sequence DNA harbors:
- the LOC129889633 gene encoding inactive poly [ADP-ribose] polymerase RCD1-like isoform X1 has translation MESNWVEVLDNGRRTADVDSKSKVASQYVARIVGAGTEKLEELSFQPNCSSFYSKLGKRKRTVEGESNCRSHLRKSILKNYSNFMKSGLPQRVLFHQNGEWNDFPQDIVHIVKEDFRSKKAVIEVNFGGFHVILDILYMVQVNLVTGLEKPIAWIDEAGGCFFPDLCLISHKTHDNFEIQSQRTEEFSADVPDRPTKIKLHLEIDFNGPNNCNLDECVEESNISFKKIKVDPFKDNQEFAVDQKSDPKMEIVAENQQDQESLSPVLEDTITLVDAESVKAMFVKGMNTICTVDIVKISQCLSKYMKNRLELFEKQVEITQRYRGNSNVRYAWLAASKEVLSTIMNYGLVHEARGQKINLGVGVHLIAQDCASKSAASCDIDENGIRYMVLCRVILGNEELLHFGSEQSYPSNEKYDSGVDDLESPTYYTVWNMNMNTHIYPEYVVSFKMSSGAEANLFSEVALSLHYFPGAPIKEESRLDVSGVTSQGSEEQLDLNKLPTELGNCQQYQFVRNTQQSHGVGVGTNKSPKSPWMPFSMLFGAISAKVSPKDMKLVHAHYDLFRSKKISRNDFIKRLRVIVGDQLLKSTITNLQCKPPSASPCFMNVPSISMLYECAERGE, from the exons ATGGAGTCAAACTGGGTTGAAGTGTTAGATAATGGCCGTAGGACAGCTGACGTCGACTCGAAAAGTAAAGTAGCATCTCAGTATGTGGCACGTATAGTTGGAGCTGGCACTGAGAAGCTGGAGGAGCTATCATTTCAACCAAATTGTAGCTCATTTTATAGCAAGCTTGGTAAGAGGAAAAGGACTGTAGAAGGTGAATCTAATTGCAGATCACATCTCAGGAAATCGATACTTAAGAACTACTCAAATTTCATGAAAAGTGGACTGCCACAACGTGTTTTATTCCATCAGAATGGTGAATGGAATGATTTCCCTCAAGATATTGTTCATATAGTCAAAGAGGACTTTCGCTCAAAGAAGGCTGTGATTGAGGTGAACTTTGGTGGCTTTCATGTAATACTTGATATTCTATATATGGTTCAGGTAAATCTTGTTACTGGATTAGAGAAACCTATAGCCTGGATAGACGAAGCAGGTGGCTGTTTCTTCCCCGATTTATGTCTCATTAGTCATAAAACACATGACAACTTTGAAATCCAATCACAGAGAACTGAAGAATTCAGTGCTGATGTGCCTGATAGGCCAACTAAAATCAAGTTGCATCTTGAAATAGATTTTAATGGACCGAATAATTGCAATCTGGATGAATGTGTGGAAGAGTCAAATATTAGTTTTAAAAAGATTAAAGTTGATCCTTTTAAAGATAATCAAGAATTTGCTGTTGATCAAAAATCAGATCCTAAAATGGAAATAGTTGCAGAGAATCAACAGGATCAGGAAAGTCTGTCTCCTGTATTAGAAGACACAATTACGTTAGTGGATGCAGAATCTGTTAAAGCTATGTTTGTTAAGGGAATGAACACCATTTGTACGGTGGATATAGTCAAAATTAGTCAATGCTTAagtaaatatatgaaaaatcgCTTGGAACTGTTTGAGAAGCAGGTTGAGATAACCCAAAGGTATCGCGGGAACTCCAATGTTCGGTATGCTTGGCTTGCCGCTTCCAAAGAGGTATTATCTACAATTATGAACTATGGCCTTGTGCATGAGGCACGTGGGCAGAAGATTAATCTTGGAGTCGGAGTGCACCTCATTGCCCAGGACTGTGCCTCTAAAAG TGCCGCTAGCTGTGATATTGACGAAAATGGCATTCGTTACATGGTTCTTTGTCGTGTCATTTTGGGCAATGAAGAACTTTTGCATTTTGGCTCTGAGCAATCTTATCCGAGCAATGAGAAATATGATAGTGGTGTTGATGATCTGGAGAGTCCTACTTATTATACTGTTTggaacatgaatatgaacacacacatatatccCGAATATGTTGTGAGCTTCAAGATGTCTTCAGGAGCAGAAG CCAATCTATTTTCAGAAGTGGCTCTGAGTTTGCATTATTTCCCAGGGGCTCCAATAAAGGAAGAAAGCAGGCTTGATGTCTCTGGAGTTACTTCTCAGGGATCTGAGGAGCAGTTGGACTTGAATAAATTGCCTACAGAATTG GGGAATTGTCAGCAATATCAATTTGTAAGAAACACACAGCAATCCCATGGTGTTGGTGTGGGTACAAATAAATCCCCCAAATCCCCCTGGATGCCTTTCTCTATGTTATTTGGAGCTATTTCAGCTAAAGTGTCTCCAAAAGATATGAAATTGGTTCATGCACACTATGACTTGTTCAGG AGCAAGAAAATTTCCCGGAACGATTTCATTAAAAGGCTGAGGGTGATAGTGGGTGATCAGTTATTGAAGTCTACCATAACCAATCTCCAGTGTAAG CCGCCTTCCGCATCTCCATGCTTTATGAATGTGCCGAGCATCTCCATGCTTTATGAATGTGCCGAGCGGGGAGAGTAA
- the LOC129889633 gene encoding inactive poly [ADP-ribose] polymerase RCD1-like isoform X2 — MESNWVEVLDNGRRTADVDSKSKVASQYVARIVGAGTEKLEELSFQPNCSSFYSKLGKRKRTVEGESNCRSHLRKSILKNYSNFMKSGLPQRVLFHQNGEWNDFPQDIVHIVKEDFRSKKAVIEVNFGGFHVILDILYMVQVNLVTGLEKPIAWIDEAGGCFFPDLCLISHKTHDNFEIQSQRTEEFSADVPDRPTKIKLHLEIDFNGPNNCNLDECVEESNISFKKIKVDPFKDNQEFAVDQKSDPKMEIVAENQQDQESLSPVLEDTITLVDAESVKAMFVKGMNTICTVDIVKISQCLSKYMKNRLELFEKQVEITQRYRGNSNVRYAWLAASKEVLSTIMNYGLVHEARGQKINLGVGVHLIAQDCASKSAASCDIDENGIRYMVLCRVILGNEELLHFGSEQSYPSNEKYDSGVDDLESPTYYTVWNMNMNTHIYPEYVVSFKMSSGAEGAPIKEESRLDVSGVTSQGSEEQLDLNKLPTELGNCQQYQFVRNTQQSHGVGVGTNKSPKSPWMPFSMLFGAISAKVSPKDMKLVHAHYDLFRSKKISRNDFIKRLRVIVGDQLLKSTITNLQCKPPSASPCFMNVPSISMLYECAERGE, encoded by the exons ATGGAGTCAAACTGGGTTGAAGTGTTAGATAATGGCCGTAGGACAGCTGACGTCGACTCGAAAAGTAAAGTAGCATCTCAGTATGTGGCACGTATAGTTGGAGCTGGCACTGAGAAGCTGGAGGAGCTATCATTTCAACCAAATTGTAGCTCATTTTATAGCAAGCTTGGTAAGAGGAAAAGGACTGTAGAAGGTGAATCTAATTGCAGATCACATCTCAGGAAATCGATACTTAAGAACTACTCAAATTTCATGAAAAGTGGACTGCCACAACGTGTTTTATTCCATCAGAATGGTGAATGGAATGATTTCCCTCAAGATATTGTTCATATAGTCAAAGAGGACTTTCGCTCAAAGAAGGCTGTGATTGAGGTGAACTTTGGTGGCTTTCATGTAATACTTGATATTCTATATATGGTTCAGGTAAATCTTGTTACTGGATTAGAGAAACCTATAGCCTGGATAGACGAAGCAGGTGGCTGTTTCTTCCCCGATTTATGTCTCATTAGTCATAAAACACATGACAACTTTGAAATCCAATCACAGAGAACTGAAGAATTCAGTGCTGATGTGCCTGATAGGCCAACTAAAATCAAGTTGCATCTTGAAATAGATTTTAATGGACCGAATAATTGCAATCTGGATGAATGTGTGGAAGAGTCAAATATTAGTTTTAAAAAGATTAAAGTTGATCCTTTTAAAGATAATCAAGAATTTGCTGTTGATCAAAAATCAGATCCTAAAATGGAAATAGTTGCAGAGAATCAACAGGATCAGGAAAGTCTGTCTCCTGTATTAGAAGACACAATTACGTTAGTGGATGCAGAATCTGTTAAAGCTATGTTTGTTAAGGGAATGAACACCATTTGTACGGTGGATATAGTCAAAATTAGTCAATGCTTAagtaaatatatgaaaaatcgCTTGGAACTGTTTGAGAAGCAGGTTGAGATAACCCAAAGGTATCGCGGGAACTCCAATGTTCGGTATGCTTGGCTTGCCGCTTCCAAAGAGGTATTATCTACAATTATGAACTATGGCCTTGTGCATGAGGCACGTGGGCAGAAGATTAATCTTGGAGTCGGAGTGCACCTCATTGCCCAGGACTGTGCCTCTAAAAG TGCCGCTAGCTGTGATATTGACGAAAATGGCATTCGTTACATGGTTCTTTGTCGTGTCATTTTGGGCAATGAAGAACTTTTGCATTTTGGCTCTGAGCAATCTTATCCGAGCAATGAGAAATATGATAGTGGTGTTGATGATCTGGAGAGTCCTACTTATTATACTGTTTggaacatgaatatgaacacacacatatatccCGAATATGTTGTGAGCTTCAAGATGTCTTCAGGAGCAGAAG GGGCTCCAATAAAGGAAGAAAGCAGGCTTGATGTCTCTGGAGTTACTTCTCAGGGATCTGAGGAGCAGTTGGACTTGAATAAATTGCCTACAGAATTG GGGAATTGTCAGCAATATCAATTTGTAAGAAACACACAGCAATCCCATGGTGTTGGTGTGGGTACAAATAAATCCCCCAAATCCCCCTGGATGCCTTTCTCTATGTTATTTGGAGCTATTTCAGCTAAAGTGTCTCCAAAAGATATGAAATTGGTTCATGCACACTATGACTTGTTCAGG AGCAAGAAAATTTCCCGGAACGATTTCATTAAAAGGCTGAGGGTGATAGTGGGTGATCAGTTATTGAAGTCTACCATAACCAATCTCCAGTGTAAG CCGCCTTCCGCATCTCCATGCTTTATGAATGTGCCGAGCATCTCCATGCTTTATGAATGTGCCGAGCGGGGAGAGTAA